In Arthrobacter sp. MN05-02, one genomic interval encodes:
- the lldD2 gene encoding alpha-hydroxy-acid oxidizing enzyme yields the protein MHTPSRAPVPPALRRRLPRVADLAPLMQFKKPEFGAAARLQRANTIWDLRDMAKRRTPTAPFDYTDGAAEAEISLGRAREAFLDLEFRPGILRDVRTVSTVTPILGKDSALPFGIAPTGFTRMMQSEGEYAGSQAAEAAGIPYTLSTMGTASIEDVAQAAPNGRNWFQLYLWTDRDRSMELIARAAAAGNDTLMVTVDTAVAGARLRDVRNGMTIPPALTLKTVVDASYRPAWWFNFLTHEPLSFASLSRYSGTVADLINSMFDPTLTFEDLDWLRSVWKGNLVVKGIQTLDDARKAVDHGADGIILSNHGGRQLDRAPVPLHLLPRVAAELKGKTDIILDTGIMSGGDIVAALALGADFTLIGRAYLYGLMAGGRKGVDRTIEILGTQTARTMQLLGVNRIEDLTPDHVRLLGDATADVELPDAAMTL from the coding sequence ATGCACACCCCTTCCCGCGCACCCGTCCCTCCCGCCCTCCGGCGACGGCTTCCCAGAGTCGCGGACCTCGCCCCGCTGATGCAGTTCAAGAAGCCGGAATTCGGTGCAGCGGCTCGACTCCAGCGGGCCAACACCATCTGGGATCTCCGCGACATGGCCAAGCGCCGCACGCCGACGGCTCCCTTCGACTACACGGACGGCGCAGCCGAGGCCGAGATCTCCCTCGGCAGGGCCCGTGAGGCGTTCCTCGACCTGGAGTTCCGTCCCGGCATCCTCCGCGATGTCCGCACCGTCAGCACCGTCACGCCGATCCTCGGCAAGGACTCGGCCCTGCCGTTCGGGATCGCCCCCACGGGCTTCACGCGCATGATGCAGTCGGAGGGCGAGTACGCCGGGTCGCAGGCCGCAGAAGCCGCAGGCATCCCGTACACGCTCTCCACGATGGGAACGGCGTCCATCGAGGACGTCGCACAGGCAGCCCCGAACGGGCGCAACTGGTTCCAGCTCTACCTGTGGACCGACCGTGACCGCTCCATGGAACTCATCGCCCGCGCAGCCGCCGCCGGCAACGACACCCTGATGGTCACGGTGGACACCGCCGTCGCCGGCGCCCGGCTCCGCGACGTCCGCAACGGCATGACCATCCCCCCGGCGCTGACCCTGAAGACCGTCGTCGACGCGTCCTACCGCCCCGCCTGGTGGTTCAACTTCCTGACGCACGAGCCGCTCTCGTTCGCCTCGCTCTCCCGCTATTCGGGCACCGTCGCGGACCTCATCAACTCGATGTTCGACCCCACCCTCACGTTCGAGGACCTCGACTGGCTGCGCAGCGTCTGGAAGGGCAACCTCGTGGTCAAGGGGATCCAGACCCTCGATGACGCCAGGAAGGCCGTGGACCACGGAGCGGACGGCATCATCCTGTCCAACCATGGCGGCCGGCAGCTCGACCGGGCACCGGTCCCCCTGCACCTCCTGCCGCGCGTCGCCGCCGAGCTCAAGGGCAAGACGGACATCATCCTCGACACCGGCATCATGAGCGGCGGCGACATCGTCGCGGCACTGGCCCTCGGTGCCGACTTCACCCTGATCGGCCGGGCCTACCTCTACGGGCTCATGGCAGGCGGCCGCAAGGGCGTGGACCGCACCATCGAGATCCTCGGCACGCAGACCGCCCGCACCATGCAGCTCCTCGGGGTCAACCGCATCGAGGACCTCACCCCCGACCATGTCCGGCTGCTCGGCGATGCGACGGCCGATGTGGAGCTGCCCGACGCTGCCATGACCCTCTGA
- a CDS encoding hypothetical protein (possible pseudo due to frameshift), with protein sequence MWLSDGYADRWALQLDPENTGYGHSTDQVDAVRVGSAQQLLDYFDAVHQRSLRLVAGLTDADLQRVVDERWDPPVTLLVRLVSVVDDAVQHAGQAAYARGIILSGS encoded by the coding sequence GTGTGGCTGTCCGACGGCTACGCCGATCGGTGGGCGTTGCAGCTCGACCCCGAGAACACCGGCTACGGTCACTCCACCGACCAGGTCGACGCCGTGCGGGTCGGTTCGGCGCAGCAGCTGCTCGACTACTTCGATGCCGTCCACCAGCGCTCCCTGCGACTCGTCGCAGGCCTCACCGACGCGGACCTGCAGAGGGTGGTCGACGAGCGGTGGGACCCGCCGGTGACGCTGCTCGTGCGGCTCGTGAGCGTGGTGGACGATGCCGTGCAGCACGCGGGGCAGGCGGCCTACGCGCGGGGCATCATCCTCTCCGGGAGTTAG
- a CDS encoding GntR family transcriptional regulator: protein MRTHQVVSAWLEQELAAGRLAIGSRLPGERAMAERLGISRASVREGTRVLEALGVVRAGVGSEPQAGTVITGNPSLALDSALRLHVASAHLPVRDIVETRLLLETWAAAHASPGSPSLERAARLLDEMEQYDDGPAGFLERDALFHVALAEAAGNVLVGAMMGSLRGSIEDYTQRLTARLPEWSATSHRLRREHRAILDAVLEGRGQHAAELVRDHIEGFYREAGIHSEG from the coding sequence ATGCGCACGCACCAGGTGGTCTCGGCATGGCTCGAGCAGGAACTCGCGGCCGGCCGCCTGGCCATCGGCTCACGGTTGCCCGGCGAGCGCGCCATGGCCGAGCGGCTCGGGATCTCCCGTGCGTCCGTGCGTGAGGGGACACGCGTCCTCGAGGCGCTCGGCGTCGTCCGTGCCGGAGTGGGGTCCGAGCCGCAGGCCGGCACGGTGATCACGGGCAATCCGTCGCTGGCCCTCGATTCCGCCCTCCGGCTCCATGTCGCGAGCGCCCATCTGCCGGTCAGGGACATCGTGGAGACGCGGCTCCTGCTGGAGACCTGGGCGGCGGCCCATGCATCACCGGGATCGCCGTCCCTCGAACGCGCGGCACGGCTGCTGGACGAGATGGAGCAGTACGACGACGGTCCCGCCGGTTTCCTGGAGCGGGACGCGCTCTTCCACGTGGCGCTCGCGGAGGCCGCCGGCAATGTCCTGGTGGGCGCGATGATGGGGTCCCTCCGGGGATCGATCGAGGACTATACGCAGCGGCTGACGGCGCGACTGCCCGAGTGGAGCGCGACGTCCCATCGGTTGCGCCGGGAGCACCGGGCGATCCTCGACGCGGTGCTCGAAGGGCGTGGGCAGCACGCCGCCGAGCTGGTGCGGGATCATATCGAAGGGTTCTACCGGGAGGCGGGTATCCACAGCGAGGGGTAG
- the alkB gene encoding alkylated DNA repair protein, with amino-acid sequence MTDPMDALIPRPRQEPTPGAVHVPGWLDLDRQRELVGLCRTWASGPVPMRRVTMPTGGVMSVRSVSLGWHWLPYRYSRTADDVGGGAVAPFPEVLRTVGRDAVDAAYGDGAGASYEPDAALINYYDDAAKMGMHQDREERVNAPVVSLSLGTTCVFRFGNTENRNRPWQDVHLASGDLFVFGGPSRFAYHGVIRTLPGTSPAGIGLEGRLNITLRQTGLG; translated from the coding sequence GTGACCGATCCGATGGACGCCCTGATCCCCCGGCCCCGGCAGGAGCCGACCCCCGGGGCCGTGCACGTCCCCGGCTGGCTCGACCTCGACCGCCAGCGGGAACTCGTCGGGCTCTGCCGCACGTGGGCCAGTGGACCGGTCCCGATGCGGAGGGTCACGATGCCCACCGGCGGGGTCATGTCCGTCCGGAGCGTGAGCCTGGGCTGGCACTGGCTGCCCTACCGCTACAGCCGGACCGCGGACGACGTCGGTGGCGGCGCCGTCGCGCCGTTTCCCGAGGTGCTGCGCACTGTGGGACGGGACGCCGTGGACGCCGCCTACGGCGACGGGGCCGGCGCGTCCTACGAACCGGATGCCGCGCTGATCAACTACTACGACGACGCCGCGAAGATGGGCATGCACCAGGACCGCGAGGAGCGCGTCAACGCGCCAGTGGTGTCCCTCAGCCTGGGCACCACGTGCGTCTTCCGCTTCGGGAACACGGAGAACCGGAACCGACCGTGGCAGGACGTGCACCTGGCCTCCGGGGATCTGTTCGTGTTCGGCGGCCCGTCACGGTTCGCCTACCACGGGGTCATCAGGACGCTGCCCGGGACGTCCCCCGCCGGTATCGGGCTCGAGGGACGGCTCAACATCACGCTGCGGCAGACCGGGCTGGGCTAA
- a CDS encoding dUTPase, with the protein MATDYDAPRNNDEDKEAESLEALQANRGSNTQSSSVDIEDADTAEGIDLPGADLSGEELLIQVIPPQEDEFTCASCFLVRHRSQIALEKDGRQYCSDCEG; encoded by the coding sequence ATGGCAACGGACTACGACGCACCCCGCAACAACGACGAGGACAAGGAAGCGGAGTCGCTCGAGGCGCTCCAGGCGAATCGGGGAAGCAACACCCAGTCGTCGTCGGTGGACATCGAGGACGCCGACACCGCCGAGGGCATCGACCTGCCGGGCGCCGACCTCTCCGGTGAGGAACTCCTCATCCAGGTGATCCCGCCGCAGGAGGACGAGTTCACCTGCGCGTCCTGCTTCCTCGTCCGGCACCGCAGCCAGATCGCCCTCGAGAAGGACGGCCGGCAGTACTGCAGCGACTGCGAGGGCTGA
- a CDS encoding hypothetical protein (possible pseudo due to frameshift) — MVLPQQGDNDVVMVMDADTQLDDGFLAGAVVRFTNDRALMAVGGLFYGEQGHGLIGQFQRNEYIRYARQMRRRRGRVFVLTGTASLFRPVALRTIAESRNATIPGTPGDVYDTAALTEDNELTIALKSLGGLMISPQECTVVTELMPSWRTLWNQRLRWQRGALENIGAYGVTAPTLRYWAQQLGIGYGVIALSAYFALIALTIVSLETWIWFPFWLGLGFLFTLERLVTVWKGGWKARLLALTLFPELFFDMFLNLVYVKGIIDISFGRQASWKHLTHAAPARELSPSEA, encoded by the coding sequence GTGGTCCTGCCGCAGCAGGGCGACAACGACGTCGTGATGGTCATGGACGCCGACACCCAGCTCGACGACGGCTTCCTCGCCGGAGCGGTGGTGCGCTTCACGAACGACCGCGCCCTGATGGCCGTGGGCGGCCTCTTCTACGGCGAGCAGGGCCACGGCCTGATCGGCCAGTTCCAGCGCAACGAGTACATCCGCTATGCACGGCAGATGCGCCGTCGCCGCGGCCGCGTCTTCGTGCTCACCGGCACGGCGTCGCTGTTCCGGCCCGTCGCGCTGCGGACGATCGCCGAGAGCCGCAACGCGACGATCCCCGGAACGCCCGGCGACGTCTACGACACCGCGGCCCTGACCGAGGACAACGAACTGACGATCGCCCTGAAGTCGCTGGGTGGCCTCATGATCTCGCCGCAGGAGTGCACCGTGGTCACCGAGCTGATGCCCTCATGGCGCACCCTCTGGAACCAGCGGCTGCGGTGGCAGCGGGGCGCCCTCGAGAACATCGGCGCCTACGGGGTGACGGCTCCCACCCTGCGGTACTGGGCCCAGCAGCTGGGGATCGGGTACGGGGTGATCGCCCTGAGCGCCTACTTCGCGCTCATCGCCCTCACGATCGTGTCCCTCGAGACCTGGATCTGGTTCCCGTTCTGGCTCGGACTCGGCTTCCTCTTCACCCTGGAGCGCCTCGTCACGGTCTGGAAGGGAGGTTGGAAGGCCCGCCTGCTCGCCCTCACCCTGTTCCCCGAGCTGTTCTTCGACATGTTCCTCAACCTCGTCTACGTCAAGGGCATCATCGACATCTCCTTCGGCCGGCAGGCCAGCTGGAAGCACCTCACCCATGCCGCTCCGGCGCGCGAACTCTCCCCTTCGGAGGCCTAG